A stretch of DNA from Gavia stellata isolate bGavSte3 chromosome 18, bGavSte3.hap2, whole genome shotgun sequence:
acAAAACCGTGCTTTGGCAGTATTCTTGCCATCCAAACTTATGAGGAACTGAATGAGATTTTATCAGGGGACCTAACCATCAAATTATCATTTTTGAGGGATACCACTGACCTCACTCCAGTCTCATCACCCGCAGTTACAAGGATTCCAGTGGTGGAAGGCTGGCGGAACATCTGGCCCGGTGGTGTGAGCAATCAACTTGTTTCCACAGAACAGGCTCAGCTGATAAGCGGTTATTTTAACTGTGATTTGCTTTAgttagaaattacttttgtcAAAGCTCTGaaatatgtacagtatttttccAGGTGTATTCTGCATTGAATCATTTTGAACACTCTAATAGCCCTTTATTTTATCCTGTTTGGCATGGGATAAAATAGGGACTGTATTAGACCATACATAAAGCATCCTGGCTGGCTGCAGACTAGATGCCTGTGGCTATACATGGCATTCCATTTGCATGTTCATGTAACAAAGGAGTTGTGTCCCCTTTGACCAATTTAATTATAACTATATTATTTAGTAGTTTAGTACTAAACAGTTTGAGtgctgtttcaaaaatgttttgatacattaactttttttaatttagttggGATAATGAATCTATCCAGCTTGCACAGAGTTGGATCCCACGAGAAACAGGTATAATTAtctgtgttttatgtttttacCTTAGTTCTTAACGTGATACTTATTCTACAGTaacagttttggggtttttgtacACAGTAATATTTGCATCAGACGTGAGAATAAATTTTGACAAATTTAGGAACTGTATGACTGCAACTGTGATATCAAAAACCATCATTACAACTAACCCAGGTAAGATCTGTTGAAATATTGCTTTGGTATTAGTAATCATTATAGACtagaatgaatgaatgaatctTACTGGAGGTCTgatttcttctgcctgcttgcCTCAGAAAGCTCCCTGCTTCTTGCCTGTTACGTAGTCACCAATGCTTTTGGCTTCcacccttttctctctcttctttttttttttttttttttttttaatttcatctaaGCAGCCTTCATATATTCCATGTAGGATTAACAGTTAaagtaaaaaagagaaaagcatctCTTGGCTAATTCCAAGAGACGACGTGTTGGTGccactaaaataaaaagttgcaAAATGTAATTACGCTGTTATTTTTACATGCTACATATATtgataacttttaaaaatacattttcaagaaacagcagaagcaaatgTTCTCTTCAGCTTCATAAAAGAGAGTGCACAATCAGGAGCTTTGCATGGTAAAATGGAGGAGCAGTCAAAAGAATCCATTAACTGTAAGCACAGATCCAAacactttgattttatttcaccATACAGTGTAGTTTCATAGTGCAGTTGAAAATCAAGTtcttgctctgtgtgtgtgtgttcatagAAACAAAACTAAGGTGTAGGCTGGCTGAATACTTCCAGTTTGGAGTGTTGTTACTGGGGCTATCCCTCATATTATCAGTTATGTATCTTCAGGGTTGGTGACTATGCCCACTTGCAGCCttcacaaaggttggaaaagacctgtaagatcatcaagtccaaccatcaacccaacccccccatgcccaccaaaccatgtcccgcagtgccacgtccacatgttccttgaacacctccctTAAGATCCCTTTTTGTTATAGCTCTTCTGTGTCgtttctttttcagacacaTTTAACATGTCTTTTAAACTTCTAGTGGAGACTATAGTTGATGTTTATACTGTGGAAgggctgaaagaaaaagctttacaGAGTGATGGGAAACTTGAACCAGTCTACGGCATTATTTACGGCTACATTTCTACACTGGATATTGATGATAATGCATCTAAAGTTATTCGCAACAGATGGTAAGCAACTGCctgttttaaatttgtattaaaaagtgcttatccttcttccctgacccAAATTAGATGGAACAATATTTTAGTCCAGTACCggacaagaaataaaaatcttttggagGATGCCATGTGAATTTCTGTTGTGTAGACTTCCAGAagtagcaaggaggaggagTTGGCTTAATGAAGGACTTGCTCTTTCTGGTCCTAGAGgagcaaagaagaaagaggcCATTTTGTCTCAGACAGACTTAAGAGTttagaagataattttttttaaagaggaaaagtcTCTTGGGAAATCTCAGTCTAGAAAACGGTTTCAAACAAGGAGGAATTACATGTATGCATTAATTCTCTTCTTATGTTTCAGTTCAATATGCCGTTTTCTGGTGAATGAAATGTCAAACACGTGCACTTTCTGCAGGGACATCTCTTCAGATTCAAGGTCAACTTTTGCAAGCTTTGACATACGCGTTGATCTGACAGACCACACAGGCACTCTTTATTCTTGTTACCTGTCAGACTGTGTAGCTGAGGAAACATTAGGCTGCACGGTAAGTAGAAATGAATTAGGTTGTTCTTATTTGATTGGGGCTGTGAAGCCTGATGAAAAttagaaatatataaaaatgttcttcGTATATGTGTGTGAGTGTATACACTGGTTAAAAAAATTGTGTATggatacatacacacacacacacttggcTTTTTAACAAGTCAAAAGTTAGAAGTCAGCAGCTGCTAATAAGAAGAAACGTGTCAAATGTAAGAGTGAATACCCTATTCAGaatactgctttattttaattaatttacacTTCTCTGAGAACATGGTTGAAATTCCCTAATTTTGATTCTCAAACACCCTGCAATTTATTCTGATTATTCTGACTGTCTTGGTACATATATTACACCAAACACTATcttaaaagagggaaaatacaGCTTAGAAATGTATAAAAAAGTGCATAAGATGCTCTTTCCATCATCATTTTGTTGTGGAGATGTTGTTACAACTATACGCTGAAGAAGTGTTCTGTGATGTCCTGATGTTAACAGGTCCATGAGTTCCTCACTCTAACAGAAGACAAGAAGACTGCACTGAAATGGCAACTTCTTTTGGAACGTagcaagatttattttaaagttagtatttaatgttaatttaaaacagTGGCTGTTTCCCATTCAGTAGTATATTTGGTACTGAAAAATTCCGTGTCAGTTCTGctgaactttttaaaataagaattagTTTTTGTACATATTCTGAATATTCTAAGTAAATGGTCTTTGTCATAATTTCAACATTAGGGGATGTACCTGCAGGATCAGATATGCAGGCCTCTTTCAGGCAAACTATGAAAGACACAAACTGCTCTTCGCCAACCCCGCTTAAGGAGCTGATATTTCAAAAGCATGTATACATGATTTAGTCACTGACTTCCCTGGCTGTAGGTTTATAATGAATAAAGTTAAAACTATCAGTTTGCAAGAATAAGGCCCAGCCAACATATGTAATAGATTGTATGGCATATGGGGTTACCTAagtatatttctttatttccaaaaatacaGGTAACTATGTCATTAGGTATGTCTAAATTCTTCAATTCTCCGTAAAGCACCAACAATATTAGATGCACACACCTGGAGCAATTGTTAAAAGATCTGCTATTACTTGCAATattctttacttttttaattgcatGCTGTATACTGGACTGGATTCCTTTTTCATAGACCTGCCTGTTCTAGGACAACTCTAAACTGACTCCCTTTTTTAAACTTGCCCTTAGCAAAACTGTTCTTACTCTCCCATCTCCCCACCCTCTGCCTCTATTtccaggaaagaaatgaaagtggTTTACTTCCGTAGTGACATGTATATACCATAAAATGTGTGTACTCatgtataaaataatataaaatatgtataacCAAATCTGTCAATTAAACATGCTGTgtgatatttgaaaataatctaTTTCGAAGTGCTATAcagcagtaaaaacaaaaacctttaattatttttacaggtTACTTTGTCACCCAGTTGGAGAACTGGACTGAAAGTGAACGTTCTTTCATGCAAACTGGCAGACCCTATAGAGGCCAGTCAGAGCTGGGTGGGAAAAGAGATCGGAAAGAAGAGATTGCACTACATGGCTTGACAACAACtaggaaaaagagtatttcttCACTATATTATTAGAGGCAGAATGCTGTTGTCATATTTTGCTAAGTATGTTCTGATGGTAAAGAAGGAATATGCATTACCAATCCCTGTAAGTGTGCTTCTGTGTTGATCTTTTTCAGCCGATTGTACTTTAAAATGTGTACTAGGGCCTCAGCTTAAGAAAAGTTAGTTCTACCCCCCTTACAAAAGGGGGTGGAAGCTTTCTTCACTCAGtttagaatgtatttttaaaaaatcaaaaataacaAATAGTACAAGACAGATCTGTCGAGCTTCTGTGTTTTTAACTGCCGTGATACTTTTCGTGCTACTTTTGTGTTAGTTCACAAAATAAAGACCCACTTTGAAATACTGCGTGGGTCTGCGGTGTACGTTGGGTCCAAACACGGAACTTCTAGCACCTACAGAGCCTTGGTAACAGCCATGACGTTTGCAGGGCTGCTTTTCTTTAGGGCAGACTAAGTCTTATTAGAGCAGAGTAATCAATTACCAGCGGCCTCTGACAACCAATCAAGCTAAGACTACGAGCGGCAGAGAAGAAAGGACTCTTCTTCACCAAGATAGATGTTGTTAGCTGAACGTAAAGAACCTAGGTATGTACATTTTGCCCATCtccatgtattttttcctattttttaatctatttctgTCCTTAGCTTCTCCTGCAGCTGGTGTATTTGCTGCATTCACCAGTCCTCGCCTCCTGAGCATATCAGGAGTTGGCCCATTTCAAACAGTGGGAAGATTCTGCAGCCCTTCTCTTGCAAAGTATTTGTTAGGCTAGAACGCCTTGAGGAACTCCGATCACCCCTGATTCACTACCTACCCATTAAAGCAACGTGGCAGAGAGAAACCAACTATAGAAACAGTGAATTTTGACAAGCGATACTCCAAGATTCCACTACCCTACTCATGTGAGTGGGAACAAGGAACtaaatgcacaaaaaaatgTTGCCAGTGTTGGGTTGCTGCGCCTCTTCTGTTGCAGCAATAAAGAACTTCAGAGTATCAGCTGTGATGGCTGGAAAACGTTGatatgaatattttcattaattttaatcaCAACTCAGCTCAGCAATCAATACACAGTGCTTAAGACCAAACTACAAATGACACATTGTTGCTGTTGCTGTAGTTGGTAATGTTTGACAGGCACGAAGAAATGGGAACAGTACCGAAAGTGGATTTAATCCTTCCTCTTTCAGAATTATTCACCCTAACTTccctgctcagcccagctctgtTGACCTGACTTCTCTGCTTGGCCCAGCTCATCGGGCTGCAACAAATTTGGAGCACAACTTCCCCGCTGACAAAGACGGGCTTAAACCAAGGAGCATTTTGACTTCTATGAGCCAGGTTCTCTTCAGATGTAATGGCTGAATGTTTGTTTCAGTTGGCCTCGGTTCCTCAGGCTTCCTTtacagaatcgcagaatcactagcgttggaaaagacctgtaagatcatcaagtccaacccccaacccaaccccaccatgcccactaaaccatgtcccgcagtgccatgtccacacgttccttgaacacctccagtgatggtgactccaccacctccctgggcagcctctgccagtgcttcaccactctccctgcaaagaaatttttcctaatatccaacctgaacctcccctggcacaatttgaggtcatttcctcttgtcctgtcacttgtcacttgggagaagagaccaacacccacctccccacaaccccctttcaggcagttgtagagagcgatgaggtctcccctcagccccctccccccagaacacccccagctccctcagcctcatcagacttgtgctccagacccctcaccagctctgtcgcccttctctggacacgctccagcacctcaatgtccttcttggagtgaggggcccaaaactgaacacagcattcgaggtgcggcctcaccagcgccaagtacaggggcacgatccccaccctgctcctgttgccacaccatttctgatacaggccaggatggcgttggccttcttggccacctgggcacactgctggctcgtattcagccacctgttgaccaacacccccaggtccttgtctgctgggcagctttccagccactcgtccccaaggctgtaacattgcatggggttgttgtgacccaagtgcaggacccggcacttggccttgttgaacctcatacaattggcctcagcccatcggtccagcctgtccaggtccctctgcagagccttccgaccctccagcagatcaaatGATGGTCAAAATGATTTAGATTAAATCTGAATTATGTCCACAGCATTTAGGCCTCATCATACAAAGAACTTTTACACGTGCTGTAAGGCACTGGCGCAAGTAAAAATACAGTGAACTGGCTGCATATTTGCGGGATCGGTACCTAGCGCGGGCAGCATATGGGTATGTGGAGGTTTGCTACTGCTGCATGCAGCTGGAGAAGCAAGTTGATAGAAAAATGCCCGTTTTTCTTCCACAATatgttctgctttctttttattgcatGATTTGCAGTATCCTGGACCATGCTGCTCTTTCAGAGGCGCTTGTCTTTGGGCTACCATACTTTTCTCTGCAAGACTCTCCcaatgcacttttaaaaaccAAGTGGTTATTAGGATCTGGCTCCAATAAATGGAAGCATTTAACTTTGGTGCTTGCACgtatgtaaaaaaataatccatctGCTTTTGTTAGAAATCAGTCAGTTCTGTGAAACCTTTGACAATGGCAAGTTTTGATGTTTGCGGAGggagggttttttaattatattttacaaCTTTGTCACTCTGTTGATTTGAAAGAGAACTCGCTGTCATGCAAACTGGTAGAGAGTGTTAGATCAGTTGGAGTTTGGAATCGGGAAAAGTTACACAGCATGGCTttttaacagctggaaatagTTAAAACTCCAACTGTTGCACTGCATTGCACAAGTAATAGTAATTGCTACAgttagatttttattaaaaatgtatttaaatcaGTAAAAGTAAAGACAAGTTTATTGGTGATCTTTAACAATGAGCTTATTTATTCTTAatcttttgtattattttacttttagaaGCGTATTTATCGctcagtttaggaaaaaaaaatctgccaagCATCTGGCATGCTTCCTGCTGCACTACGCCCCTTGGAGTGGAAGGCAAAGCAATCCTTGTTTAATttgtacatttgaaaaatgcacGGAGGAATCGTGAAACTAATCTAAAAAGCAAACATCTTTTTATTGTAGAATACCCCAAGGAGAGAAATTCTTTCTGAAGCTGTAATTCTTCATTTACTGTTACACCTACATCTTTGATTTTTGCATAGCATGGGTGAGCTTTAGCTCCTTACATCACCATTTTAATGgtttaatttataatttttattttcaggcgATACATTGGCAAAGCTCAAAGCATCAATAGAACAGAAGAGCACACCCAGTgccagccagcccagctcccctccccggCTGTCCGGCACCTCGTCTCCATCCACAGTTCCAAGGTACAATTTAGGTATCAACCATCTGCCCCAAGCTGGGTTGGGCTCCAGGTTCACAGCCTAAGAGGAGGCTGAAGCCTCCATGGAAACGGGGCTGTTTTCATCAAACACCTTTCGAGCTCACAAGTTACGTGTCTTTGATGCGTGACAGTCCGTTAAGACGCTTGGGCCATGTAAGTGTTTAACGTACAGGACAGCTCGTGTGTCTCTTTGTTCACCAGATGTTGCCAAAAGAGCCCCTTCCTATGCAGACAGGGTCCCAGCCCGGCTCCTGGTTAGGAGCCCCGCGTTTGTTGCGCCACCTTAAACCGCATGGAGAGGACGTTGGTTATCCCAGCCTCTATCTCATCGTTGACCTGCACAGACCCAACTCCTTTGGGAGACCCCGTCAGAATCAAGTCCCCTTCTTCCAGGGTGAGTATTTCGCTGATGTAGCTGATCAGGTAAGGGATGGAGAAGATCATCGAGGAGGTctccccctcctgcctcagcTTTCCGTTCACCTTGAGCCAGATCTTCAGCTTGTGAGGGTCTGGGATCTCCTCCTTGGGCACAAAGTCACTGACCGGGCATGACGAACTGAAGCCCTTGGCCAAGGTCCAGGGCAGGCCCTTCTTTTTGCACTCCTCCTGGGTGTCCCTGGCCGTCATGTCCAAGCACAGGGCATAGCCCGCCACGTGCTCCATGGCGGCCTCCTGGGACACGGCCCGGGCTCTCTTCCCGATCACCACCCCCAGCTCCACTTCGTGGTGCAGGTTCTTGCAGTAGTAGGGCCGGAGGATGGGCGAGCCTTCGCGCAGGTAGGCCGAGGAGGGcttgaggaagaagaggggctcccggggcggcgCGCTCCCCATCTCCTTGGCGTGCTCGGCGTAGTTGCGCCCCACGCAGACGATGTTCCTGCCCCACTCCCAGAAGCGGGACAGGGGCTTGGAGGAGGCCATGGCCGCGGCTGCTCTCCTTCCCCGCGGACCGCGGGGCGCCCTTGGGGCGTCCTTGCCGGGCCCGGAGCCGCGCCGCCGCCTCTCCGCCCcgctctctccttcctcccgctctccctcctgcccgctccctgcccgccgCGGATTGCCCAGGGCAGCCGTCCGCCCCCCGCCTCCGCACCCGGCTTAGCAAATCGCCCGGCCCGGGCGTGCCGAGCagcggggagggaaggagggggccgggcgggcgcagcgccgcccccgccgcacgccgggccggggccggggccggggcggccgccgctacccgcctccccggggccggccgCAGGGCGGGGAGCGAAGGTAACCGGGCCGGGCCTGGGCACCGGGCGGGGCGCGCCGCACCATGCTcggcgggggctggcggggccTCGGCACCGCCCTGGCGGCCCTGGGAGCTGGGGCCCTGCTCCGAGCCGGTACgtggggcgggcggcgcggctcGCCCAGCGCCGGGGCTGCGGCCCGGTAGGacccgcggggccgggccggggcttgGGGGTCGGGCCGCGTccccgggcagcggggccggggcgtgGGGCGCGGGGGGATGTCCCCTtgcagcggggctggggtcTGTGCAGTGACCTCCTTGCAGCCAGTACCGGGGCGGAGGGGCCGTGCGATGCCCCCCCCCCTTGGCAGCTGGGTCCGGGGAGCGGGCGTGCTCTGCCCCCGTACCGCCGGGCCCCGCAGGGAGCTGGGCGGCTGCAGGCAGCCGGCCGCGGGTGGCCGGCCCTGGGGCTCAGCCCGGCTGGCAGCGGGTCCCCCGGCAAGCTCGGAAGTCTGACTGTGGTTTTTCTCTTC
This window harbors:
- the MEIOB gene encoding LOW QUALITY PROTEIN: meiosis-specific with OB domain-containing protein (The sequence of the model RefSeq protein was modified relative to this genomic sequence to represent the inferred CDS: inserted 2 bases in 1 codon) — protein: MRSWLSEAMGGLPPPCRGQALSREIKGVQIADQPXLCHALYEWQKSQHHREAVLLIFADIGSERYTFSFTIRDSPTYFINVNSWGREEYIRSLSESFRVGDCVTIENPLVQSKEAEREEKFNPVTPSCYKLLLSENHSVVKTSSCYEMDTKLLSLLHLPVKDPQDYYSLGDIIANGQSLDGRILNVLAAVMSVGEPKYFMTSDKRKGQRCEVKLYDETEMSFPIVCWDNESIQLAQSWIPRETVIFASDVRINFDKFRNCMTATVISKTIITTNPETAEANVLFSFIKESAQSGALHGKMEEQSKESINLETIVDVYTVEGLKEKALQSDGKLEPVYGIIYGYISTLDIDDNASKVIRNRCSICRFLVNEMSNTCTFCRDISSDSRSTFASFDIRVDLTDHTGTLYSCYLSDCVAEETLGCTVHEFLTLTEDKKTALKWQLLLERSKIYFKVTLSPSWRTGLKVNVLSCKLADPIEASQSWVGKEIGKKRLHYMA
- the FAHD1 gene encoding acylpyruvase FAHD1, mitochondrial produces the protein MASSKPLSRFWEWGRNIVCVGRNYAEHAKEMGSAPPREPLFFLKPSSAYLREGSPILRPYYCKNLHHEVELGVVIGKRARAVSQEAAMEHVAGYALCLDMTARDTQEECKKKGLPWTLAKGFSSSCPVSDFVPKEEIPDPHKLKIWLKVNGKLRQEGETSSMIFSIPYLISYISEILTLEEGDLILTGSPKGVGSVQVNDEIEAGITNVLSMRFKVAQQTRGS